Proteins found in one Magnolia sinica isolate HGM2019 chromosome 5, MsV1, whole genome shotgun sequence genomic segment:
- the LOC131245745 gene encoding ABC transporter C family member 5 isoform X1: MGFSRNFSLSSPSLATLLGDFQELPLSERAAVAIHSTLFILFLFFVSVRRIFTCIGRVPIFKENGVDSGRVGRDNRLLTVEIGSGFKIAVSCCFYMLFLQVLVSGFDIATSVKAEENVRNWSVLYLPSVQLLAWFVLSISAFHCKFKASEKFPLLLRIWWLVSFGICICTVYVDAKGLIYGSSSLNSHVLSNFAATPALAFLCFVAIRGITGIEICRNHDLQEPLLEEEAGCLRVTPYSEAGLWSLTTLSWLNPLLSIGAKRPLELRDIPLLAPKDRSKTSYKILNSNWEKLKAENPSKQPSLALAIFRSFWKEAAWNAIFAGLNTLVSYVGPYLISYFVDYLSGNIAFPHEGYILASIFFAAKLVETITTRQWYLGVDILGMHVRAALTAMVYRKGLKLSSTARQSHTSGEIVNYMAVDVQRVGDYSWYLHDIWMLPLQIILALAILYKNVGIASVATLIATIVSILITIPLAKMQEDYQDRLMTAKDDRMRKTSECLRNMRILKLQAWEDRYRLILEDMRGVEFKWLRKALYSQAFITFIFWGSPIFVSVVTFATCILLGGQLTAGGVLSALATFRILQEPLRNFPDLVSMMAQTKVSLDRISGFLQEEELQADATIVLPRGLTNTAIEIVGGEFCWDPSSPRPTLSGIQMKVERGMRVAVCGVVGSGKSSFLSCILGEIPKISGEVRISGSAAYVSQSAWIQSGNIEENILFGSPMDKTRYKNVIHACSLKKDLELFSHGDQTIIGDRGINLSGGQKQRVQLARALYQDADIYLLDDPFSAVDAHTGSELFKEYIMTALATKTVIFVTHQVEFLPAADLILVLKDGRIIQAGKYDDLLQAGTDFDALVSAHHEAIEAMDITEHISEDLAGSTITFNKRIQSTPSNIDSLVKEMPDNASSSDKAVIKEKKKAKRARKKQLVQEEERERGRISLKVYLSYMAAAYKGLLIPLIILAQTAFQVLQIASNWWMAWANPQTKGDSPKTSSMVLLVVYMALAFGSSCFVFVRAVLVATFGLAAAQKLFIKMLRSVFRAPMSFFDSTPAGRILNRVSVDQSVVDLDIPFRLGGFASTTIQLLGIVGVMTKVTWQVLLLVIPMAIACLWMQKYYMASSRELVRIVSIQKSPIINLFGESIAGAATIRGFGQEKRFMKRNLYLLDCFARPFFCSLAAIEWLCLRMELLSCFVFAFCMGLLVSFPQGSIDPSMAGLAVTYGLNLNARLSRWILSFCKLENKIISIERIHQYCQLPSEAPPVIENCRPPSSWPEHGTIELTDVKVRYKESLPVVLRGVTCTFPGGKKIGIVGRTGSGKSTLIQALFRLIEPEAGKIIIDDIDISTIGLHDLRSRLSIIPQDPTLFEGTIRGNLDPLEEHSDHEVWQALDKCQLGETIRKKEQKLDTPVLENGDNWSVGQRQLVSLGRALLKQARILVLDEATASVDTATDNLIQKIIRTEFRNCTVCTIAHRIPTVIDSDLVLVLSDGRVAEFDSPLRLLEDKSSMFMKLVSEYSTRSSSVSDA; the protein is encoded by the exons ATGGGTTTCTCGCGAAATTTCAGTCTTTCATCGCCCTCGCTAGCCACCCTTTTGGGCGATTTCCAAGAGCTTCCACTGTCGGAGCGTGCTGCCGTGGCTATCCATTCGACGCTGTTCATTCTCTTCCTGTTCTTTGTCTCAGTGAGGCGGATTTTCACTTGTATCGGGCGGGTCCCAATCTTCAAGGAAAATGGCGTGGATTCAGGTCGAGTCGGCAGGGACAACCGGCTGCTGACAGTTGAGATAGGTAGCGGATTCAAAATCGCAGTCTCCTGTTGCTTTTATATGCTGTTTTTGCAAGTTTTGGTATCGGGGTTCGACATTGCCACTTCAGTGAAAGCCGAAGAGAATGTTAGGAACTGGTCTGTTCTTTACTTGCCATCGGTGCAATTACTAGCTTGGTTTGTTTTGAGCATTTCGGCATTTCATTGTAAATTCAAGGCTTCTGAGAAATTCCCTTTGTTGCTGAGAATATGGTGGCTTGTGTCCTTTGGCATCTGCATTTGCACTGTGTATGTCGATGCTAAGGGGCTGATTTATGGGTCCAGTAGCTTGAATTCCCATGTCTTGTCGAATTTCGCAGCGACCCCAGCTCTTGCGTTTCTCTGCTTTGTTGCGATCCGTGGCATTACGGGTATAGAAATATGTAGAAACCACGATCTTCAAGAGCCATTGCTTGAAGAAGAAGCAGGCTGTCTTAGGGTTACCCCTTATAGTGAGGCAGGGCTTTGGAGTCTTACCACCCTCTCTTGGCTGAACCCTCTATTGTCAATCGGTGCAAAGAGGCCGCTCGAGCTCAGAGACATCCCTCTCTTAGCACCCAAAGATCGGTCGAAGACTTCATATAAGATCTTGAACTCGAATTGGGAGAAATTGAAGGCCGAGAACCCTTCGAAGCAGCCCTCTTTGGCTTTGGCGATTTTCAGGTCATTTTGGAAGGAAGCGGCCTGGAATGCAATCTTCGCTGGGTTGAATACTCTTGTTTCTTATGTGGGTCCCTATTTGATCAGCTATTTCGTCGACTATTTGAGCGGCAACATAGCCTTTCCTCATGAGGGCTATATTCTGGCGTCGATCTTTTTTGCTGCTAAGTTAGTGGAGACTATAACCACCCGGCAGTGGTATTTAGGAGTCGACATCTTGGGCATGCACGTGAGGGCGGCCCTGACAGCTATGGTGTATCGGAAAGGTCTTAAGCTTTCGAGCACGGCCAGGCAGAGTCATACTAGTGGCGAGATTGTAAATTACATGGCGGTCGATGTGCAGAGAGTAGGTGATTATTCATGGTACCTCCATGATATATGGATGCTCCCTTTGCAAATCATTCTTGCGTTGGCGATTCTATATAAGAATGTTGGCATTGCATCGGTTGCAACACTGATTGCCACCATTGTGTCCATCCTCATTACCATCCCTCTTGCAAAGATGCAAGAGGATTATCAAGATAGATTAATGACAGCCAAGGATGATCGCATGAGGAAGACGTCGGAGTGTTTGAGGAACATGAGGATTCTCAAGTTGCAGGCTTGGGAGGATCGGTACCGTCTGATTCTGGAAGATATGAGGGGTGTGGAATTCAAGTGGCTCCGGAAAGCCCTCTATTCACAAGCATTTATAACTTTCATCTTCTGGGGCTCCCCTATTTTTGTTTCGGTTGTCACTTTTGCAACGTGTATATTGTTGGGCGGGCAGCTCACAGCGGGAGGCGTCCTTTCGGCATTGGCCACTTTCAGGATCCTCCAAGAGCCACTCAGGAACTTCCCGGACCTTGTCTCGATGATGGCTCAAACAAAGGTGTCCTTGGATAGGATTTCGGGATTCTTGCAAGAGGAAGAATTGCAGGCAGATGCCACTATTGTTCTTCCTCGAGGGCTCACAAACACAGCAATAGAAATTGTTGGTGGTGAGTTTTGCTGGGATCCTTCCTCACCCAGGCCAACGCTCTCGGGAATACAGATGAAAGTCGAACGGGGCATGCGCGTGGCTGTCTGCGGTGTGGTTGGTTCTGGGAAGTCAAGCTTCCTTTCTTGCATCCTTGGGGAGATACCCAAGATCTCCGGCGAA gttaGAATAAGTGGTTCTGCAGCTTATGTCTCTCAGTCAGCCTGGATACAGTCAGGAAACATAGAGGAAAATATTCTTTTTGGCAGCCCGATGGATAAGACGAGATACAAGAATGTTATCCATGCATGCTCTTTGAAGAAGGACTTGGAGCTGTTCTCGCATGGAGATCAGACAATCATTGGAGACAGAGGCATAAATCTCAGTGGCGGACAGAAACAAAGGGTGCAGCTTGCAAGAGCACTCTATCAAGATGCAGATATTTATTTACTTGATGATCCCTTCAGTGCAGTCGATGCGCATACAGGGTCAGAGCTATTTAAG GAATACATAATGACGGCATTAGCTACAAAGACCGTGATCTTCGTCACCCATCAAGTGGAGTTTTTGCCCGCGGCTGATCTGATCCTG GTCCTTAAAGATGGTCGTATAATACAGGCTGGAAAATATGATGATCTTTTGCAAGCTGGAACTGACTTCGATGCTTTAGTCTCAGCCCACCATGAAGCAATTGAGGCTATGGATATCACCGAGCACATATCGGAAGATTTGGCTGGGTCCACAATTACATTTAATAAAAGAATTCAGTCCACGCCAAGCAATATTGATAGTTTGGTGAAAGAAATGCCAGATAATGCATCATCATCTGATAAGGCAGTGatcaaggaaaagaagaaagcaaAGCGTGCAAGGAAAAAACAGCTTGTTCAGGAAGAGGAACGGGAAAGAGGAAGAATTAGCTTGAAGGTGTATTTATCATATATGGCTGCTGCATATAAAGGACTGTTGATTCCGTTAATTATCCTCGCCCAAACAGCATTTCAGGTGCTCCAGATAGCCAGCAATTGGTGGATGGCCTGGGCAAATCCACAAACCAAAGGAGACTCACCAAAGACAAGCAGTATGGTTCTTCTTGTCGTTTACATGGCCCTTGCTTTCGGGAGCTCGTGCTTTGTATTTGTTAGAGCTGTCCTTGTAGCTACATTTGGTTTAGCCGCTGCGCAGAAGTTGTTCATTAAGATGCTTAGAAGTGTCTTTCGGGCACCAATGTCTTTCTTTGACTCGACTCCGGCAGGAAGGATCTTGAATCGT GTGTCTGTAGATCAAAGTGTTGTCGATCTTGATATTCCTTTTAGACTTGGTGGATTTGCATCAACAACAATCCAACTTCTCGGCATAGTTGGTGTAATGACAAAGGTTACGTGGCAAGTCTTGCTCCTAGTCATTCCAATGGCCATTGCTTGCTTGTGGATGCAG AAATACTACATGGCTTCATCAAGGGAACTCGTCCGCATTGTGAGCATCCAGAAGTCTCCAATCATCAATCTCTTCGGGGAGTCGATTGCTGGAGCAGCTACAATTAGAGGCTTTGGGCAAGAAAAACGGTTCATGAAGAGGAACTTATATCTACTCGACTGCTTCGCTCGCCCGTTTTTCTGCAGCCTTGCCGCTATTGAATGGCTTTGCTTGCGCATGGAATTGCTATCTTGTTTCGTTTTTGCTTTCTGCATGGGTCTTCTCGTGAGCTTTCCACAAGGGAGCATTGATCCAA GTATGGCAGGCCTTGCTGTGACTTATGGACTCAATTTGAATGCCCGTCTGTCACGGTGGATATTGAGCTTCTGTAAacttgaaaataaaattatttccaTTGAACGTATTCATCAGTACTGCCAACTCCCTAGTGAAGCTCCACCCGTTATTGAGAACTGTCGCCCTCCATCTTCATGGCCAGAGCATGGAACCATTGAACTGACTGATGTGAAG GTTCGGTACAAGGAGAGCCTTCCTGTGGTCCTTCGTGGTGTAACCTGCACATTTCCAGGAGGGAAGAAGATTGGGATTGTGGGCCGCACCGGCAGTGGTAAATCTACTTTGATCCAGGCTTTGTTTCGCCTGATTGAACCTGAGGCTGGGAAAATCATCATAGATGACATTGATATCTCTACGATCGGCCTTCATGATCTACGTTCCCGTCTTAGTATCATACCACAAGATCCGACTTTGTTTGAAGGAACCATTCGGGGAAATCTTGACCCCCTCGAAGAGCATTCAGATCATGAAGTGTGGCAG GCTCTTGATAAGTGTCAGCTTGGAGAAACAATCCGCAAAAAGGAACAAAAGCTTGATACTCCAG TGTTAGAGAATGGAGATAATTGGAGCGTTGGCCAGCGGCAGCTTGTTTCACTGGGCAGGGCTTTGCTGAAACAGGCAAGGATATTGGTACTTGATGAGGCAACGGCCTCAGTCGACACGGCCACTGATAATCTTATTCAGAAGATCATCCGAACAGAATTTAGAAACTGCACTGTCTGTACCATTGCACATCGTATCCCTACTGTCATCGATAGCGATCTCGTTTTGGTCCTCAGTGACG GTAGAGTTGCAGAGTTTGACAGTCCGCTGCGACTGCTAGAGGATAAGTCATCCATGTTTATGAAGCTGGTATCCGAGTATTCCACGAGGTCAAGTAGTGTATCAGACGCTTAA
- the LOC131245745 gene encoding ABC transporter C family member 5 isoform X2: protein MGFSRNFSLSSPSLATLLGDFQELPLSERAAVAIHSTLFILFLFFVSVRRIFTCIGRVPIFKENGVDSGRVGRDNRLLTVEIGSGFKIAVSCCFYMLFLQVLVSGFDIATSVKAEENVRNWSVLYLPSVQLLAWFVLSISAFHCKFKASEKFPLLLRIWWLVSFGICICTVYVDAKGLIYGSSSLNSHVLSNFAATPALAFLCFVAIRGITGIEICRNHDLQEPLLEEEAGCLRVTPYSEAGLWSLTTLSWLNPLLSIGAKRPLELRDIPLLAPKDRSKTSYKILNSNWEKLKAENPSKQPSLALAIFRSFWKEAAWNAIFAGLNTLVSYVGPYLISYFVDYLSGNIAFPHEGYILASIFFAAKLVETITTRQWYLGVDILGMHVRAALTAMVYRKGLKLSSTARQSHTSGEIVNYMAVDVQRVGDYSWYLHDIWMLPLQIILALAILYKNVGIASVATLIATIVSILITIPLAKMQEDYQDRLMTAKDDRMRKTSECLRNMRILKLQAWEDRYRLILEDMRGVEFKWLRKALYSQAFITFIFWGSPIFVSVVTFATCILLGGQLTAGGVLSALATFRILQEPLRNFPDLVSMMAQTKVSLDRISGFLQEEELQADATIVLPRGLTNTAIEIVGGEFCWDPSSPRPTLSGIQMKVERGMRVAVCGVVGSGKSSFLSCILGEIPKISGEVRISGSAAYVSQSAWIQSGNIEENILFGSPMDKTRYKNVIHACSLKKDLELFSHGDQTIIGDRGINLSGGQKQRVQLARALYQDADIYLLDDPFSAVDAHTGSELFKEYIMTALATKTVIFVTHQVEFLPAADLILVLKDGRIIQAGKYDDLLQAGTDFDALVSAHHEAIEAMDITEHISEDLAGSTITFNKRIQSTPSNIDSLVKEMPDNASSSDKAVIKEKKKAKRARKKQLVQEEERERGRISLKVYLSYMAAAYKGLLIPLIILAQTAFQVLQIASNWWMAWANPQTKGDSPKTSSMVLLVVYMALAFGSSCFVFVRAVLVATFGLAAAQKLFIKMLRSVFRAPMSFFDSTPAGRILNRVSVDQSVVDLDIPFRLGGFASTTIQLLGIVGVMTKVTWQVLLLVIPMAIACLWMQKYYMASSRELVRIVSIQKSPIINLFGESIAGAATIRGFGQEKRFMKRNLYLLDCFARPFFCSLAAIEWLCLRMELLSCFVFAFCMGLLVSFPQGSIDPSMAGLAVTYGLNLNARLSRWILSFCKLENKIISIERIHQYCQLPSEAPPVIENCRPPSSWPEHGTIELTDVKVRYKESLPVVLRGVTCTFPGGKKIGIVGRTGSGKSTLIQALFRLIEPEAGKIIIDDIDISTIGLHDLRSRLSIIPQDPTLFEGTIRGNLDPLEEHSDHEVWQALDKCQLGETIRKKEQKLDTPVLENGDNWSVGQRQLVSLGRALLKQARILVLDEATASVDTATDNLIQKIIRTEFRNCTVCTIAHRIPTVIDSDLVLVLSDGKYISLPNLKIIKPW from the exons ATGGGTTTCTCGCGAAATTTCAGTCTTTCATCGCCCTCGCTAGCCACCCTTTTGGGCGATTTCCAAGAGCTTCCACTGTCGGAGCGTGCTGCCGTGGCTATCCATTCGACGCTGTTCATTCTCTTCCTGTTCTTTGTCTCAGTGAGGCGGATTTTCACTTGTATCGGGCGGGTCCCAATCTTCAAGGAAAATGGCGTGGATTCAGGTCGAGTCGGCAGGGACAACCGGCTGCTGACAGTTGAGATAGGTAGCGGATTCAAAATCGCAGTCTCCTGTTGCTTTTATATGCTGTTTTTGCAAGTTTTGGTATCGGGGTTCGACATTGCCACTTCAGTGAAAGCCGAAGAGAATGTTAGGAACTGGTCTGTTCTTTACTTGCCATCGGTGCAATTACTAGCTTGGTTTGTTTTGAGCATTTCGGCATTTCATTGTAAATTCAAGGCTTCTGAGAAATTCCCTTTGTTGCTGAGAATATGGTGGCTTGTGTCCTTTGGCATCTGCATTTGCACTGTGTATGTCGATGCTAAGGGGCTGATTTATGGGTCCAGTAGCTTGAATTCCCATGTCTTGTCGAATTTCGCAGCGACCCCAGCTCTTGCGTTTCTCTGCTTTGTTGCGATCCGTGGCATTACGGGTATAGAAATATGTAGAAACCACGATCTTCAAGAGCCATTGCTTGAAGAAGAAGCAGGCTGTCTTAGGGTTACCCCTTATAGTGAGGCAGGGCTTTGGAGTCTTACCACCCTCTCTTGGCTGAACCCTCTATTGTCAATCGGTGCAAAGAGGCCGCTCGAGCTCAGAGACATCCCTCTCTTAGCACCCAAAGATCGGTCGAAGACTTCATATAAGATCTTGAACTCGAATTGGGAGAAATTGAAGGCCGAGAACCCTTCGAAGCAGCCCTCTTTGGCTTTGGCGATTTTCAGGTCATTTTGGAAGGAAGCGGCCTGGAATGCAATCTTCGCTGGGTTGAATACTCTTGTTTCTTATGTGGGTCCCTATTTGATCAGCTATTTCGTCGACTATTTGAGCGGCAACATAGCCTTTCCTCATGAGGGCTATATTCTGGCGTCGATCTTTTTTGCTGCTAAGTTAGTGGAGACTATAACCACCCGGCAGTGGTATTTAGGAGTCGACATCTTGGGCATGCACGTGAGGGCGGCCCTGACAGCTATGGTGTATCGGAAAGGTCTTAAGCTTTCGAGCACGGCCAGGCAGAGTCATACTAGTGGCGAGATTGTAAATTACATGGCGGTCGATGTGCAGAGAGTAGGTGATTATTCATGGTACCTCCATGATATATGGATGCTCCCTTTGCAAATCATTCTTGCGTTGGCGATTCTATATAAGAATGTTGGCATTGCATCGGTTGCAACACTGATTGCCACCATTGTGTCCATCCTCATTACCATCCCTCTTGCAAAGATGCAAGAGGATTATCAAGATAGATTAATGACAGCCAAGGATGATCGCATGAGGAAGACGTCGGAGTGTTTGAGGAACATGAGGATTCTCAAGTTGCAGGCTTGGGAGGATCGGTACCGTCTGATTCTGGAAGATATGAGGGGTGTGGAATTCAAGTGGCTCCGGAAAGCCCTCTATTCACAAGCATTTATAACTTTCATCTTCTGGGGCTCCCCTATTTTTGTTTCGGTTGTCACTTTTGCAACGTGTATATTGTTGGGCGGGCAGCTCACAGCGGGAGGCGTCCTTTCGGCATTGGCCACTTTCAGGATCCTCCAAGAGCCACTCAGGAACTTCCCGGACCTTGTCTCGATGATGGCTCAAACAAAGGTGTCCTTGGATAGGATTTCGGGATTCTTGCAAGAGGAAGAATTGCAGGCAGATGCCACTATTGTTCTTCCTCGAGGGCTCACAAACACAGCAATAGAAATTGTTGGTGGTGAGTTTTGCTGGGATCCTTCCTCACCCAGGCCAACGCTCTCGGGAATACAGATGAAAGTCGAACGGGGCATGCGCGTGGCTGTCTGCGGTGTGGTTGGTTCTGGGAAGTCAAGCTTCCTTTCTTGCATCCTTGGGGAGATACCCAAGATCTCCGGCGAA gttaGAATAAGTGGTTCTGCAGCTTATGTCTCTCAGTCAGCCTGGATACAGTCAGGAAACATAGAGGAAAATATTCTTTTTGGCAGCCCGATGGATAAGACGAGATACAAGAATGTTATCCATGCATGCTCTTTGAAGAAGGACTTGGAGCTGTTCTCGCATGGAGATCAGACAATCATTGGAGACAGAGGCATAAATCTCAGTGGCGGACAGAAACAAAGGGTGCAGCTTGCAAGAGCACTCTATCAAGATGCAGATATTTATTTACTTGATGATCCCTTCAGTGCAGTCGATGCGCATACAGGGTCAGAGCTATTTAAG GAATACATAATGACGGCATTAGCTACAAAGACCGTGATCTTCGTCACCCATCAAGTGGAGTTTTTGCCCGCGGCTGATCTGATCCTG GTCCTTAAAGATGGTCGTATAATACAGGCTGGAAAATATGATGATCTTTTGCAAGCTGGAACTGACTTCGATGCTTTAGTCTCAGCCCACCATGAAGCAATTGAGGCTATGGATATCACCGAGCACATATCGGAAGATTTGGCTGGGTCCACAATTACATTTAATAAAAGAATTCAGTCCACGCCAAGCAATATTGATAGTTTGGTGAAAGAAATGCCAGATAATGCATCATCATCTGATAAGGCAGTGatcaaggaaaagaagaaagcaaAGCGTGCAAGGAAAAAACAGCTTGTTCAGGAAGAGGAACGGGAAAGAGGAAGAATTAGCTTGAAGGTGTATTTATCATATATGGCTGCTGCATATAAAGGACTGTTGATTCCGTTAATTATCCTCGCCCAAACAGCATTTCAGGTGCTCCAGATAGCCAGCAATTGGTGGATGGCCTGGGCAAATCCACAAACCAAAGGAGACTCACCAAAGACAAGCAGTATGGTTCTTCTTGTCGTTTACATGGCCCTTGCTTTCGGGAGCTCGTGCTTTGTATTTGTTAGAGCTGTCCTTGTAGCTACATTTGGTTTAGCCGCTGCGCAGAAGTTGTTCATTAAGATGCTTAGAAGTGTCTTTCGGGCACCAATGTCTTTCTTTGACTCGACTCCGGCAGGAAGGATCTTGAATCGT GTGTCTGTAGATCAAAGTGTTGTCGATCTTGATATTCCTTTTAGACTTGGTGGATTTGCATCAACAACAATCCAACTTCTCGGCATAGTTGGTGTAATGACAAAGGTTACGTGGCAAGTCTTGCTCCTAGTCATTCCAATGGCCATTGCTTGCTTGTGGATGCAG AAATACTACATGGCTTCATCAAGGGAACTCGTCCGCATTGTGAGCATCCAGAAGTCTCCAATCATCAATCTCTTCGGGGAGTCGATTGCTGGAGCAGCTACAATTAGAGGCTTTGGGCAAGAAAAACGGTTCATGAAGAGGAACTTATATCTACTCGACTGCTTCGCTCGCCCGTTTTTCTGCAGCCTTGCCGCTATTGAATGGCTTTGCTTGCGCATGGAATTGCTATCTTGTTTCGTTTTTGCTTTCTGCATGGGTCTTCTCGTGAGCTTTCCACAAGGGAGCATTGATCCAA GTATGGCAGGCCTTGCTGTGACTTATGGACTCAATTTGAATGCCCGTCTGTCACGGTGGATATTGAGCTTCTGTAAacttgaaaataaaattatttccaTTGAACGTATTCATCAGTACTGCCAACTCCCTAGTGAAGCTCCACCCGTTATTGAGAACTGTCGCCCTCCATCTTCATGGCCAGAGCATGGAACCATTGAACTGACTGATGTGAAG GTTCGGTACAAGGAGAGCCTTCCTGTGGTCCTTCGTGGTGTAACCTGCACATTTCCAGGAGGGAAGAAGATTGGGATTGTGGGCCGCACCGGCAGTGGTAAATCTACTTTGATCCAGGCTTTGTTTCGCCTGATTGAACCTGAGGCTGGGAAAATCATCATAGATGACATTGATATCTCTACGATCGGCCTTCATGATCTACGTTCCCGTCTTAGTATCATACCACAAGATCCGACTTTGTTTGAAGGAACCATTCGGGGAAATCTTGACCCCCTCGAAGAGCATTCAGATCATGAAGTGTGGCAG GCTCTTGATAAGTGTCAGCTTGGAGAAACAATCCGCAAAAAGGAACAAAAGCTTGATACTCCAG TGTTAGAGAATGGAGATAATTGGAGCGTTGGCCAGCGGCAGCTTGTTTCACTGGGCAGGGCTTTGCTGAAACAGGCAAGGATATTGGTACTTGATGAGGCAACGGCCTCAGTCGACACGGCCACTGATAATCTTATTCAGAAGATCATCCGAACAGAATTTAGAAACTGCACTGTCTGTACCATTGCACATCGTATCCCTACTGTCATCGATAGCGATCTCGTTTTGGTCCTCAGTGACGGTAAGTACATCAGTTTACCAAATCTCAAGATAATCAAACCATG GTAG